One genomic window of Campylobacter sp. MIT 99-7217 includes the following:
- a CDS encoding glycosyltransferase family 2 protein has product MKPFLSVLITTYNRKDLLLKAVNSVLEQDFKDLELIISDDFSNDGTKELCEGLVKKDERIKYFLNQSYKKGPNGNKNNALDKARGKFIIFLDDDDELLKGAISELIKKLNEGYSHVLANCVIRKNGILSDELSGRGLKEDQELSKKDFLMAKFEGEFLGIFEKALLENERFDENFYGNEALLWVKLYAKKSFYIHKALRIYTNNQISVTKNASNEASRVFLGYFEMAKLIEKELENDKDLAKKCAYEYKMAAYYAKLARLYKKMFFCLFKSLKIHFNKEAFILLCLCFLPNSFIKTLSKMRVSLKCKN; this is encoded by the coding sequence ATGAAGCCTTTTTTATCGGTTTTAATTACAACTTATAATAGAAAAGATTTGCTTTTAAAGGCTGTAAATAGTGTTTTAGAGCAAGATTTTAAGGATTTAGAACTTATCATTAGTGATGATTTTTCAAATGATGGCACGAAAGAACTTTGCGAGGGCTTAGTAAAAAAAGATGAGAGGATAAAATATTTTCTTAATCAAAGCTATAAAAAAGGACCAAATGGCAATAAAAACAACGCCTTAGATAAGGCTAGAGGCAAATTTATAATCTTTTTAGATGATGATGATGAGCTTTTAAAGGGTGCGATTTCCGAGCTTATCAAAAAGCTAAATGAGGGCTATTCTCATGTTTTGGCAAATTGTGTAATTAGAAAAAATGGAATTTTAAGCGATGAGCTTAGTGGCAGGGGTTTGAAAGAGGATCAAGAGCTAAGTAAAAAAGATTTTTTAATGGCTAAATTTGAGGGAGAGTTTTTGGGGATCTTTGAAAAAGCCTTACTTGAAAATGAACGCTTTGATGAGAATTTTTATGGTAATGAAGCCTTGCTTTGGGTTAAACTTTATGCAAAAAAAAGTTTTTATATACACAAGGCTTTAAGAATTTATACAAATAATCAAATTAGCGTTACTAAAAATGCGAGCAATGAGGCTTCAAGGGTCTTTTTAGGCTATTTTGAAATGGCAAAGCTCATAGAAAAAGAGCTTGAAAATGATAAGGATTTGGCTAAAAAATGTGCTTATGAGTATAAAATGGCAGCGTATTATGCAAAGCTTGCAAGGCTTTATAAAAAAATGTTTTTTTGCCTTTTTAAAAGCCTTAAAATCCACTTTAATAAAGAAGCTTTTATACTTTTATGCCTTTGTTTTTTACCAAATTCTTTTATCAAAACCTTATCTAAAATGAGAGTGAGCTTAAAATGCAAAAATTAG
- a CDS encoding STT3 domain-containing protein has translation MIKSAYFKENPKFSLFLLILCAYCFSVLCRFYWVVWASSYEDFFWNNQLMIISNDGYVFAEGARDMIAGFHQENDLSFFGSPLSSITYYLYELTPFNFESIILYMSVFFGSLIVVPIILIANLYKQNLAGFLAALLASIANSYYNRTMAGYYDTDMLVIVLAMFILFFMIRLIIKKDFFSLFALPLMMIFFLWYYPSSYTLNCAFILLFFIYTLIFHRKDNFAYLATIFMIIAISSIAWYYQCAIIALFLALFAFKQEFFKIKFIILLGLFALILLVLSGGVDPIIYQLKFYIFKDSLNASAEQAFSYFNVNQTIQEVSSVDWSVFMQRISASETAFFCSLIGLFLLCKEHKSFILTLPMFALGFLALRSGLRFTIYAVPVMALGFGYFVHFLLQKCENLHINKTKLNAYIILSFSLGFLLLLPFLGDLFGLKVFFIQILSLLYSAFPQSLQLGAILFCVGVFLVFIQNKQNESLKPFILCVALFFSVFFAFSHIYNYKAPSVFTAKEVSILNDLKSIASREDYVVAWWDYGYPVRYYSDVKTLADGGKHLGKDNFFPSFILSHDQISAANMARLSVEYTEKSFKTPMNDLLKAMMKDYNISNEDVFLHSLQNINFQFKDEKTRDIFLYMPARMINIFSTVASFSKIDLNTGFINSPFVFSPAFGIGQESGFFILSNGMLLSDDFRSLAYEDKEYSINTWIKVKSLSKGEFDPIKIDDNGRFFVLFIEDKFQTPMQFLIMDKSMFESAFVQMFFLNNYDKNLFDLIINDNQAKIFKLKR, from the coding sequence TTGATAAAATCAGCTTATTTTAAAGAAAATCCTAAATTTTCTTTATTTTTGCTTATATTGTGTGCGTATTGTTTTAGCGTTTTGTGTAGGTTTTACTGGGTCGTTTGGGCGAGCTCTTATGAGGATTTTTTCTGGAATAACCAACTCATGATCATCTCAAATGATGGCTATGTCTTTGCTGAGGGTGCAAGGGACATGATAGCTGGCTTTCATCAAGAAAATGATTTGTCCTTTTTTGGAAGCCCTTTATCAAGTATAACTTACTATCTTTATGAGCTTACGCCCTTTAATTTTGAAAGCATTATTCTTTATATGAGCGTATTTTTTGGCTCCTTAATCGTCGTTCCCATTATACTAATCGCAAATTTATACAAGCAAAATTTAGCAGGCTTTTTAGCAGCCTTGCTTGCAAGTATTGCAAACAGCTATTACAACCGCACTATGGCAGGGTATTATGATACTGATATGCTCGTGATCGTTTTAGCCATGTTTATTTTATTTTTTATGATACGACTGATCATTAAAAAAGACTTTTTTTCTTTGTTCGCCCTACCCTTGATGATGATATTTTTTCTTTGGTATTATCCCTCAAGCTACACTTTAAATTGTGCTTTTATCTTACTTTTTTTCATTTATACCCTCATTTTTCACAGAAAAGATAATTTTGCTTATCTTGCTACTATCTTTATGATCATAGCCATTTCAAGCATTGCTTGGTATTATCAATGTGCTATCATTGCTTTATTTCTTGCCTTGTTTGCTTTTAAACAAGAATTTTTCAAGATCAAATTCATCATCTTGCTTGGACTTTTTGCCTTGATCTTGCTTGTTTTAAGCGGTGGAGTTGATCCTATCATCTATCAGCTTAAATTTTATATCTTTAAAGATAGTCTTAATGCTAGTGCCGAGCAAGCTTTTTCGTATTTTAATGTCAATCAAACCATACAAGAGGTTTCGAGTGTGGATTGGTCTGTGTTTATGCAAAGGATCAGTGCAAGCGAGACGGCATTTTTTTGCTCTTTGATCGGACTTTTTTTACTTTGCAAGGAACATAAAAGCTTCATTTTAACCCTACCCATGTTTGCCTTAGGCTTTTTGGCTTTAAGAAGTGGTTTAAGATTTACCATTTATGCTGTGCCTGTTATGGCTCTTGGTTTTGGATATTTTGTTCATTTTCTTTTGCAAAAATGTGAAAATTTACATATCAACAAAACCAAACTAAACGCTTATATCATCTTAAGCTTTAGCTTGGGCTTTTTGCTTTTGTTGCCTTTTTTGGGCGATTTATTTGGCTTAAAAGTATTTTTTATCCAAATTTTAAGCTTGTTATATAGTGCCTTTCCTCAAAGCTTGCAACTTGGTGCTATACTCTTTTGTGTAGGGGTTTTTCTAGTCTTTATACAAAATAAACAAAATGAATCTTTAAAACCCTTTATACTTTGTGTAGCCTTATTTTTCTCTGTATTTTTTGCCTTTAGTCACATTTATAATTACAAAGCCCCAAGTGTTTTTACTGCCAAAGAGGTAAGCATTTTAAACGATCTTAAGAGCATAGCTTCAAGGGAAGATTATGTGGTAGCGTGGTGGGATTATGGTTATCCAGTGCGTTATTACAGCGATGTTAAGACCCTAGCAGATGGCGGAAAGCACTTAGGAAAGGATAATTTCTTCCCCTCTTTTATACTCTCTCATGATCAAATCAGTGCAGCTAATATGGCAAGACTAAGCGTTGAATACACTGAAAAAAGCTTTAAAACGCCTATGAATGATCTTTTAAAAGCCATGATGAAAGATTATAATATAAGCAATGAAGATGTTTTTTTGCACTCTTTGCAAAATATAAATTTTCAGTTCAAAGACGAAAAAACGAGGGATATTTTCTTATATATGCCAGCACGCATGATCAATATCTTTTCAACCGTAGCTAGCTTTTCAAAGATAGATCTAAACACAGGGTTTATAAATTCGCCCTTTGTTTTTAGCCCAGCCTTTGGTATAGGACAAGAAAGTGGCTTTTTTATTTTGAGCAATGGCATGCTTTTAAGCGATGATTTTAGAAGCTTAGCTTATGAAGATAAAGAATACTCTATCAATACTTGGATCAAGGTCAAATCGTTAAGCAAAGGCGAGTTTGATCCTATCAAGATAGATGATAATGGGCGATTTTTTGTTTTGTTTATCGAGGATAAATTTCAAACGCCTATGCAATTTCTTATCATGGATAAATCAATGTTTGAAAGTGCTTTTGTGCAAATGTTTTTCCTTAACAACTACGATAAAAACTTGTTTGATTTGATCATCAATGACAATCAAGCCAAAATTTTCAAACTCAAGAGATAA
- a CDS encoding glycosyltransferase family 2 protein encodes MKNSDKISVCIIAKNAQKSLKECLQSLKGFDEIVLLINDSSDKTLEIAKDFQKSYANLRIEKSEFIGFGALKNLCVSFAKNEWILSIDSDEILEKKAFDEIGSLSLKENELYALPRKNLYAGEWIKASGWYPDFVFRLFNKNHTKFNENLVHESVMIQKDTKKIYLKNALRHYAFNDIQGLLDKLCHYSSLYARANIHKKSSVSKAILRSIWKFFRDYFFKKGFLYGYKGFVISFCNALGVFFKYMKLYELQLKKASVSLIITTYNQKERLALVLDSVKALKYLPDELLIADDGSKPDTKELIEKYAKDFPCALRHIWQEDKGFALSEIRNKAVSASKSDYIIIVDGDMILGPHFVKDHLDFAKKGVFLQGSRVILNEDESKEILEKKAFEKAFEKRSFKAKRCSFLARLIYKSSKITASFFEKKELIKGVRGCNMSFFKEDFDKIEGFNEKFKGWGREDSEFVARFLFAGGTFRRLKFKALAFHIWHKENKKADFSANHQLYLQSLREKKIGWRDKL; translated from the coding sequence TTGAAAAACAGCGATAAAATCAGCGTTTGCATAATAGCAAAAAACGCTCAAAAAAGCTTAAAAGAATGCCTTCAATCCTTAAAGGGCTTTGATGAGATTGTTTTACTTATAAATGATAGCAGTGATAAAACTCTAGAAATTGCAAAAGATTTTCAAAAAAGCTATGCAAATTTACGCATAGAAAAAAGTGAGTTTATAGGCTTTGGAGCACTTAAAAATCTTTGCGTGAGCTTTGCTAAAAACGAGTGGATCTTAAGCATTGATAGTGATGAAATTTTAGAAAAAAAAGCCTTTGATGAGATAGGTAGCTTGAGTTTGAAAGAAAACGAACTTTACGCCTTGCCTCGCAAAAACTTATATGCTGGTGAGTGGATAAAAGCAAGTGGCTGGTATCCTGACTTTGTTTTTAGGCTTTTTAACAAAAATCACACTAAATTTAATGAAAATTTAGTGCATGAAAGCGTAATGATACAAAAAGATACTAAGAAAATTTATCTTAAAAATGCACTCAGGCATTATGCTTTTAATGACATTCAAGGCTTACTTGATAAGCTTTGTCATTATTCTAGCCTTTATGCAAGGGCAAATATCCATAAAAAAAGCTCTGTTTCAAAGGCTATTTTAAGAAGTATTTGGAAATTTTTTAGGGATTATTTTTTTAAAAAGGGCTTTTTATATGGCTATAAGGGCTTTGTGATAAGCTTTTGTAATGCTTTGGGAGTCTTTTTTAAATATATGAAGCTTTATGAATTGCAGCTAAAAAAGGCATCAGTTAGCCTTATCATCACAACTTATAATCAAAAAGAGCGTTTAGCTTTGGTGCTTGATAGCGTCAAGGCTTTAAAATACTTGCCAGATGAGCTTTTGATCGCTGATGATGGCTCAAAGCCTGATACTAAAGAGCTTATTGAAAAATATGCTAAGGATTTTCCTTGTGCTTTAAGGCATATTTGGCAAGAGGATAAGGGCTTTGCACTAAGTGAAATTCGAAATAAGGCTGTGAGTGCTTCAAAAAGTGATTATATTATCATTGTAGATGGGGATATGATACTAGGGCCTCATTTTGTTAAAGATCATCTTGATTTTGCAAAAAAGGGAGTGTTTTTGCAAGGCTCAAGAGTGATTTTAAACGAAGATGAAAGCAAGGAAATTTTAGAAAAAAAGGCTTTTGAAAAGGCTTTTGAAAAAAGAAGTTTCAAGGCTAAAAGATGCTCTTTTTTAGCTAGGCTCATTTATAAAAGCTCTAAAATCACAGCTTCTTTTTTTGAAAAAAAAGAGCTTATCAAAGGCGTGAGAGGCTGTAATATGAGCTTTTTTAAAGAAGATTTTGATAAAATAGAGGGCTTTAATGAAAAATTTAAGGGCTGGGGACGAGAAGATAGCGAATTTGTGGCTAGGTTTTTGTTTGCAGGAGGTACTTTTAGAAGGCTTAAATTTAAAGCTCTTGCCTTTCATATTTGGCATAAAGAAAACAAGAAGGCTGATTTTAGTGCAAATCATCAGCTTTATTTGCAAAGCTTAAGAGAAAAAAAGATAGGCTGGAGGGATAAACTTTAG
- the galE gene encoding UDP-glucose 4-epimerase GalE: MKILISGGAGYIGSHTLRQFLKTKHELCVLDNFSKGSKKSLEDLQKIREFKLFEQDLSDFDAIHKLFEKEKFDAIVHFAASIEVFESMQDPLKYYLNNTANTTNLIKACVKYGTNKFIFSSTAAVYGEPKTPVVSEESPLDPINPYGFSKLMSEQVLRDTSRANPEFKHCILRYFNVAGACMDYALGQRYPKATLLIKVAAEVAAGKRDKIYIYGTDYDTKDGTCIRDFIHVDDISSAHLAALEYLEKNPSDIFNVGYGHGFSVKEVIEAMKEVSGVNFKVEFAPRRAGDPSILISNANKIKEKTSWKAKFDDLKLICKSAYEWEKQC; this comes from the coding sequence ATGAAGATCTTAATCAGCGGCGGTGCTGGCTACATAGGCTCTCACACGCTTAGGCAGTTTTTAAAAACTAAGCATGAGCTTTGCGTTTTGGATAATTTTTCAAAGGGTTCTAAAAAAAGCCTTGAGGACTTGCAAAAGATAAGAGAATTTAAGCTTTTTGAGCAAGATTTAAGCGATTTTGATGCCATTCATAAGCTTTTTGAAAAAGAGAAATTTGACGCCATAGTTCATTTTGCAGCAAGTATTGAGGTCTTTGAAAGTATGCAAGATCCTTTAAAATACTATCTTAACAACACAGCAAACACCACAAATTTAATCAAAGCTTGCGTTAAATACGGCACAAATAAATTTATATTTTCATCAACAGCAGCTGTTTATGGAGAGCCAAAAACGCCTGTGGTAAGCGAGGAAAGTCCACTTGATCCTATCAATCCTTATGGCTTTAGCAAGCTTATGAGCGAGCAGGTTTTACGCGATACAAGCAGGGCAAATCCTGAGTTTAAACACTGCATTTTGCGTTATTTTAATGTAGCTGGTGCTTGCATGGATTATGCCCTAGGACAACGCTACCCTAAAGCTACGCTTTTAATCAAGGTTGCAGCAGAAGTTGCAGCTGGAAAGAGGGATAAAATTTATATTTACGGCACAGATTATGATACTAAGGATGGCACTTGCATTAGAGATTTTATCCATGTTGATGATATTTCAAGTGCGCATTTAGCAGCCTTAGAATATCTAGAAAAAAATCCAAGCGATATTTTTAATGTGGGCTACGGACATGGTTTTTCAGTAAAAGAGGTCATAGAAGCCATGAAAGAAGTTAGCGGGGTAAATTTTAAGGTCGAATTTGCTCCAAGGAGAGCAGGAGATCCAAGCATTTTAATCTCAAATGCTAATAAGATCAAAGAAAAAACCTCGTGGAAAGCCAAATTTGATGATTTAAAACTCATTTGCAAAAGTGCTTATGAGTGGGAGAAGCAGTGCTAA
- a CDS encoding lipid A biosynthesis lauroyl acyltransferase, with translation MDYLYLSLYYVLKFFVWILPDFLLQIFIKFIAKSVYVFNAKHRKIIRANLDLCFPEKSEQEKEAITLEIYQNFAFFAIDALKNQNTSKEKVLQKVVCDEEVVNAYVDFTRPIVFTTAHFGNWELLPLFFAAQFKPMSVVGRALDSKAMDKILQKNRHQFDIEIIDKKGGLRKMLACLKQKRPLGILTDQDASDSESLVLDFFGKKVNWVVGASVVAKKTGALLIPTFIFKNEDKNFEIKVFKPMDSKTASIEELTCYQAKCCEEMIKLKPEQYFFFHKRFKRFYNEIYL, from the coding sequence ATGGATTATTTGTATTTAAGTTTGTATTATGTGTTGAAATTCTTTGTGTGGATTTTGCCTGATTTTTTACTTCAAATTTTTATTAAATTTATTGCTAAAAGCGTGTATGTGTTCAATGCAAAGCATAGAAAAATCATCAGAGCAAATTTAGATCTTTGCTTTCCTGAAAAAAGTGAGCAAGAAAAAGAAGCGATCACTCTTGAAATTTATCAAAATTTTGCTTTTTTTGCCATAGATGCTTTAAAAAATCAAAATACAAGTAAAGAAAAGGTTTTGCAAAAGGTTGTTTGTGATGAAGAAGTGGTAAATGCTTATGTTGATTTTACTCGCCCCATAGTTTTTACTACAGCACATTTTGGAAATTGGGAGCTTTTGCCTTTATTTTTTGCGGCTCAATTTAAGCCTATGAGCGTTGTAGGTAGGGCTTTAGATAGCAAGGCTATGGACAAGATTTTACAAAAGAATCGTCATCAATTTGATATAGAAATTATCGACAAAAAAGGTGGTTTAAGAAAAATGCTTGCTTGTCTTAAGCAAAAAAGACCCTTGGGCATACTTACCGATCAAGATGCAAGCGATAGCGAAAGTCTTGTGCTTGATTTTTTTGGCAAAAAGGTAAATTGGGTTGTAGGAGCTAGTGTGGTGGCTAAAAAAACAGGAGCTTTGCTCATACCAACCTTTATCTTTAAAAACGAGGATAAAAATTTTGAAATAAAGGTTTTCAAACCTATGGATAGTAAAACAGCAAGCATAGAAGAACTTACCTGCTATCAAGCAAAATGTTGTGAAGAAATGATCAAGCTTAAACCTGAACAATACTTCTTCTTTCATAAAAGATTTAAAAGATTTTATAATGAAATTTACTTATAG
- a CDS encoding glycosyltransferase yields MQKLAIFIYSLGSGGAERVVATLLPHLNLFYETHLILMNEKISYELEDTKIHFLEKSKPNESAFLKLFKLPFLALKYKKLCQNLGINTHFVFLNRPNYIALMARLFGLKSRLIINECTTPSVMYRGFSLNALVNRALIYLLYPRADLILANSRGNLEDLRLHFKLREDKTALLYNAVNLEQIRLQSKEEIAFKHKFILSVGRLDKGKNHALLIRAFSRLKTELKLLILGEGELKDELLELIKSLNLEERVFLLGFDNNPYKYMSKCEFFAFASSFEGFSNVLIEALACGCAVVSSNHLSGASELFGENEFGLLVEVNNEEAMFRGLKTMCEDENLRKNYQQRAKTRALSFDKNEIAKQALAYLKG; encoded by the coding sequence ATGCAAAAATTAGCAATTTTTATTTATTCGCTTGGAAGTGGTGGGGCTGAAAGGGTTGTGGCTACGCTTTTGCCTCATTTAAATCTTTTTTATGAAACTCATCTTATTTTGATGAATGAAAAAATTTCTTACGAGCTTGAAGATACTAAAATTCATTTTTTAGAAAAATCAAAGCCTAATGAAAGTGCCTTTTTAAAGCTTTTTAAGCTTCCTTTTTTAGCCCTTAAATACAAAAAACTTTGCCAAAATTTAGGCATTAACACGCATTTTGTTTTTTTAAACCGCCCAAATTACATAGCCTTAATGGCTAGGCTCTTTGGGCTTAAATCAAGGCTTATAATCAACGAATGCACCACGCCAAGCGTTATGTATAGGGGCTTTTCTTTAAATGCCTTGGTTAATAGGGCTTTGATTTATCTACTTTATCCAAGGGCTGATTTGATTTTGGCTAATTCAAGGGGAAATTTAGAGGATTTAAGGCTTCATTTTAAATTAAGAGAGGATAAAACAGCACTTTTGTATAATGCTGTAAATTTAGAGCAAATAAGGCTTCAAAGCAAGGAAGAAATAGCCTTTAAGCATAAATTTATACTTAGCGTGGGTAGGCTTGATAAGGGCAAAAATCACGCCCTTTTGATAAGGGCTTTTTCAAGGCTTAAAACCGAGCTTAAGCTTTTAATTTTAGGCGAGGGAGAGCTTAAAGATGAGCTTTTAGAGCTTATAAAAAGCTTAAATTTAGAAGAAAGGGTCTTTTTGCTTGGCTTTGATAATAATCCTTATAAATACATGAGCAAATGCGAGTTTTTTGCCTTTGCTTCAAGCTTTGAGGGCTTTTCAAATGTTTTGATCGAGGCTTTGGCTTGCGGTTGTGCTGTTGTAAGTAGCAATCATTTAAGCGGGGCTAGTGAGCTTTTTGGAGAAAATGAATTTGGACTTTTGGTTGAGGTTAATAATGAAGAAGCGATGTTTAGGGGGCTTAAAACAATGTGCGAAGATGAAAACCTTAGGAAAAATTATCAACAAAGGGCAAAAACAAGGGCTTTAAGCTTTGATAAAAACGAGATTGCCAAGCAAGCCTTAGCCTATCTTAAAGGATAA
- the waaC gene encoding lipopolysaccharide heptosyltransferase I yields MKIAIVRLSALGDIIQTAICLQFIKKFKQDTQIHWFVDERFKELLEDHPLIDKVYALPLKDKKILKVLKILHRARKNEYDLVVDFQGLVKSALVSRALSVNNFGFDKYSLKESLAANFYNQKFYSNYDENVFLRYLNLISYVFNESFELDDLRLKEPIFKAKEGIKQTLVQRLALKKDDKNILIHVGSSVENKIYPKERLAILINLILKHYEQARIFLAWGNDKELKFSKDLLASCVASQRLEILQKLSLQELIAMTKLSSLVIGNDSGPTHLAFAMNKPSITIFGATPSGRNAFATPINRVIDSGKKILHAKHLDKSDFCIQNVDEDKIFELTKELLG; encoded by the coding sequence ATGAAAATAGCCATAGTCCGTCTCTCAGCTCTAGGAGATATTATCCAAACTGCCATTTGTTTGCAATTTATCAAAAAATTTAAGCAAGATACGCAAATTCATTGGTTTGTTGATGAGAGATTTAAAGAGCTTCTTGAAGATCACCCCCTAATCGACAAAGTCTATGCCCTGCCTTTAAAGGATAAAAAAATCCTCAAGGTCTTAAAAATTTTACACAGGGCTAGAAAAAACGAATATGATCTTGTTGTGGATTTTCAAGGACTTGTTAAATCAGCCCTTGTAAGTAGGGCATTGTCGGTAAATAATTTTGGCTTTGATAAATATAGCCTCAAAGAAAGTTTAGCCGCAAATTTTTATAATCAAAAATTTTATAGCAACTATGATGAAAATGTCTTTTTGCGGTATTTAAATTTGATTTCTTATGTTTTTAATGAAAGTTTTGAACTTGATGATTTGAGGCTTAAAGAGCCTATTTTTAAAGCAAAAGAGGGGATTAAGCAAACTCTTGTTCAAAGATTAGCTTTAAAAAAAGATGATAAAAATATCTTGATTCATGTTGGTTCAAGTGTTGAAAATAAAATTTATCCAAAGGAAAGATTAGCCATACTTATCAATCTCATCTTAAAGCATTACGAGCAAGCAAGGATCTTTCTTGCTTGGGGAAATGATAAAGAGCTTAAATTTTCAAAAGATTTGCTTGCTTCTTGTGTTGCTTCTCAAAGGCTTGAAATTTTGCAAAAACTAAGCTTGCAAGAACTTATAGCCATGACCAAGCTTAGCTCTTTAGTGATAGGAAATGACAGCGGTCCAACGCATCTAGCCTTTGCGATGAATAAGCCCTCTATCACTATCTTTGGAGCTACTCCAAGTGGTCGAAATGCCTTTGCGACACCTATAAATAGGGTTATTGATTCTGGTAAGAAAATTCTTCATGCAAAGCATTTGGATAAGAGTGATTTTTGCATACAAAATGTTGATGAAGATAAGATCTTTGAGCTTACAAAAGAGCTTTTGGGGTAA
- a CDS encoding glycosyltransferase: MKIAFIIASLGSGGAERVLVSLANELCKEHSIKIIKFDDKPSFYELKSSISLYELPQFCYKNLYHKIMSRFKKYFALRKALKQSKADIFISFLDTTNIACIVAKIGLKSPLIISEHSTQSYLKAKIWRFLRRISYPYCSALTVLSKQDKAYYERFVKRVEILLNPCHFSPSKANKKENLVLFVGRLDSNKNPSMFIRAISLLDENLRVNYSFCIAGDGELRKKLETQALNLGVKIEFLGRVKDMKALYERAKILCLCSFIEGLPTVLIESLFFKIARISTDYINSAKDLIDDEKDGFLVAVDDSQGLAKKLELLMKDENLRQKLAQNALKRCEDFNPEKIKKQWLELIKELK, translated from the coding sequence ATGAAAATAGCCTTTATCATCGCAAGTCTTGGAAGTGGCGGAGCTGAGAGGGTTTTAGTAAGCCTTGCAAACGAGCTTTGCAAAGAACATAGCATTAAAATCATTAAATTTGATGATAAGCCAAGTTTTTACGAGCTAAAAAGCTCTATCAGCCTTTATGAACTGCCTCAGTTTTGCTATAAAAATCTTTATCATAAGATCATGAGCCGTTTTAAGAAGTATTTTGCACTAAGAAAGGCTTTAAAACAAAGCAAGGCTGATATTTTTATCTCTTTTTTGGATACTACAAATATAGCTTGCATAGTAGCTAAAATAGGACTTAAAAGCCCTCTTATCATAAGTGAGCATAGCACGCAAAGTTATTTAAAAGCTAAAATTTGGCGTTTTTTAAGGCGTATAAGCTATCCATATTGTTCGGCTTTAACCGTGCTTAGCAAGCAAGATAAGGCTTATTATGAACGCTTTGTTAAAAGGGTAGAAATACTTTTAAATCCTTGTCATTTTAGCCCTAGCAAGGCTAATAAAAAAGAAAATTTGGTGCTTTTTGTGGGGCGACTTGATAGCAATAAAAATCCTTCTATGTTCATTAGAGCTATTTCTTTATTAGATGAAAATTTAAGGGTAAATTATAGCTTTTGTATAGCTGGAGATGGGGAGCTTAGAAAAAAGCTAGAAACTCAGGCCTTAAATTTAGGTGTAAAAATAGAGTTTTTAGGACGCGTGAAAGACATGAAAGCTCTTTATGAAAGGGCTAAAATTCTTTGCTTGTGTTCATTTATCGAGGGCTTGCCAACCGTTCTTATAGAAAGCTTGTTTTTTAAGATAGCAAGGATAAGCACGGATTATATAAACTCAGCCAAAGACTTGATAGATGATGAAAAAGATGGCTTTTTGGTAGCTGTTGATGATAGCCAAGGCTTAGCTAAAAAGCTTGAACTTTTAATGAAAGATGAAAATTTGCGCCAAAAATTAGCTCAAAATGCCCTTAAAAGATGCGAGGATTTTAACCCTGAGAAAATCAAAAAGCAGTGGCTAGAGCTTATAAAGGAGCTTAAATGA
- a CDS encoding 3'-5' exonuclease — MKERQQLICIFDCESILDTELIRRVWNLEGEDFEVSKEAMKKQFEESASEFLPLPFHKVISICAVITDHFGKFIKVNKIEGESEAEMISNFFKFIDKFSPKLVSFNGKNYDMPLLVLRALKYNIKASTYLDTISDKWNNYKSRFNELKHCDLFESLGAGRGMRLDTICAMANLPGKYDVHGDQVLELFYQNELEKIHEYCESDVLNTFMLYLKYEFIKGNLTEEDYANSLSLMSEYLQEHKANRGYVDIFVHCSDEEIKRILEK, encoded by the coding sequence ATGAAAGAAAGACAGCAGCTTATTTGCATTTTTGATTGCGAGAGTATCCTAGATACTGAGCTTATCCGTAGGGTTTGGAATTTAGAGGGCGAGGACTTTGAAGTAAGCAAGGAAGCGATGAAAAAGCAGTTTGAAGAAAGTGCGAGTGAGTTTTTGCCCCTGCCTTTTCACAAAGTCATAAGCATTTGTGCTGTGATCACTGATCATTTTGGCAAATTTATCAAGGTCAATAAAATCGAAGGCGAGAGCGAAGCTGAAATGATAAGCAATTTTTTTAAATTCATCGATAAATTTAGTCCCAAGCTTGTAAGTTTTAATGGCAAAAACTACGATATGCCCTTGCTTGTCTTAAGGGCGTTAAAATATAACATCAAAGCAAGCACCTATCTTGACACGATCAGCGATAAGTGGAATAACTATAAATCAAGATTTAACGAGCTTAAGCATTGTGATTTGTTTGAAAGTCTTGGTGCTGGGCGTGGAATGAGGCTTGATACAATTTGTGCTATGGCAAATTTACCCGGCAAATACGATGTTCATGGGGATCAGGTTTTAGAGCTTTTTTATCAAAATGAGCTTGAAAAGATCCACGAATACTGCGAAAGCGATGTTTTAAACACCTTTATGCTCTATCTTAAATACGAGTTTATTAAGGGGAATTTAACAGAAGAAGATTACGCAAATAGCCTAAGTTTGATGAGTGAGTATTTGCAAGAACACAAAGCAAACAGAGGCTATGTAGATATTTTTGTTCATTGTAGTGATGAAGAAATCAAAAGGATTTTAGAAAAATAA